In the Campylobacter sputorum subsp. sputorum genome, CTCTTCAAAACTCAATTTTGTATGAAATTTCATAAGTTCTTTTGCTACAAAACTAGAATCTGTTAAATTCTCGCCTATTTTCAAAAGTTCTGAAATTTTCAACTCTCTAGCCTACTTATGCGTTCATAAAGCGTTGGATGAGAGTGATAAATAGCAGAGTAAAGTTTATGCGATATAGGAAAAGCTTTGTTTTCACTACCAAGTTTTTTAAGTGCATTTATCATATCGTTTTTACTTTTCATATTTGCACCAAATTCATCTGCATTAAACTCATTATTTCTACTAAGTTTTGATATGATTGGCTCAAAGATAGCTGATAATACAGGCGAAAAAAGTAAAAATACTATTATAATTCCAACTCCGTCATCAACAATACCAAGTGAGTTTATAATAGAATTTGGAATATGAGAAAAAACAAAAAACATAACAAAAATCATAAAACAAGAAATTGTAAGCATTTTTAATATATCTTTGTGTTTGAAATGCCCAAGTTCGTGTCCTAAAACAGCTAAAATTTCCTCTTTTGATAATTTTGCAATAAGAGTATCAAACAAAACAACTCTTTTTGTAGAGCCAAGACCACCAAAGTATGCATTTAATCTAGCGTCTCTTTTGCTAGCATCCAAGACAAAAACACCCTTACTTTTAAATCCACAACTTTGTAAAAGTGAATTTATAGATGAACTTAAATTTTCATCTTGCAATGGTTTTATCTTATTAAAAATAGGTGCTATTAAAGTAGGATAAATAAGCTGAATAATGAGTAAAATCACAAAACTAGCTACAAATGCCCATATCCACCAAGAAGAGCCAAGTGTTTTAAAACACCATAATATCATAGCAATAAAAAGCCCGCCAAAAACAATAAGTAAAAGAAGTGATTTTATATTGTCTTTTGCAAAAAGCATTGGCGTTGTTTTCGAAAATCCTAGTTTTTTATCCTTTACAAAAGTTCTATAAATTTCAAGTGGTAAAGTAAGCAAACTGCTAATTATCAAAAAAGATAAAATATAAAGTGTTCCGCCCAAAATTGAGCTATGATCTTTTATGAATATATTTAAG is a window encoding:
- a CDS encoding M48 family metallopeptidase, whose translation is MIFTLIFIYITYTIYKIYLSTLEINFIKENINKNPVVLNEYDYKRAGNTAIINQKFSIIESIYSFVLIMFWLFVGLNILNIFIKDHSSILGGTLYILSFLIISSLLTLPLEIYRTFVKDKKLGFSKTTPMLFAKDNIKSLLLLIVFGGLFIAMILWCFKTLGSSWWIWAFVASFVILLIIQLIYPTLIAPIFNKIKPLQDENLSSSINSLLQSCGFKSKGVFVLDASKRDARLNAYFGGLGSTKRVVLFDTLIAKLSKEEILAVLGHELGHFKHKDILKMLTISCFMIFVMFFVFSHIPNSIINSLGIVDDGVGIIIVFLLFSPVLSAIFEPIISKLSRNNEFNADEFGANMKSKNDMINALKKLGSENKAFPISHKLYSAIYHSHPTLYERISRLES